The genomic region TGTTATCGAAAAATCCTTTGATGTCAGCTTCTAAAACCCAAGCGCCTCTAAGTCTGCAAAGTCTTACAAAACTCTGCCTTATAGCATCTTGACAGCTTCTACCGGGCCTGAAACCGTAGGAGTTCGGTTCAAACACGGCTTCCCATTCGGGTTCTAGTGCATTAACTACTCTTGCCTGGTCGATTCTGTCACGCAC from Ancylothrix sp. D3o harbors:
- a CDS encoding reverse transcriptase domain-containing protein, whose amino-acid sequence is MKLVNNWNGGNQEPPRRVMIPKPNGKQRPLGIPTVRDRIDQARVVNALEPEWEAVFEPNSYGFRPGRSCQDAIRQSFVRLCRLRGAWVLEADIKGFFDN